acaggaagatttggatgaccttgtaaactggagtaatagtaataggatgaaatttaatagtgaaaaatgcaaggtcatgcatttagagattaataacaagaagtattgttataagctggggacacatcagttggaagaaacagaggaggagaaggaccttggagtattggttgatcacaggatgactatgaaccgTCAATGTGATACGGTCGTGAAAAAAgataatgcggtcttgggatgcatcaggcgaggtatttccagtaaagataaggaggtgttagtacaattatacaaggcactggtgagacctcatatggaatattgtgtgcagttctggtctcccatgtttaagaaggatgaattcaaactggaacagagaagggctactaggatgatccgaggaatggaaaacctgtcttatgaaaggagactcaaagagcttggcttgtttagcctaaccaaaagaaggctgcgGGGAGATAAGATTGtactctataaatatatcagagggataaatataaGGGacggagaggaattatttaagttcagtaccaatgtggacaaaagaacaaatggatataaactggacatcaggaagtttagacttgaaattatcatagaatcatagaatatcagggttggaagggacctcaggaggtcatctagtccaaccccctgctcaaagcaggaccaattcccaaataaatcatcccagccagggctttgtcaagccgggccttaaaaacctccaaggaaggagattccagcatctccctaggtaacgcattccagtgcttcaccaccctcctagtgaaatagtgtttcctaatatccaacctagacctcccccactgcaacttgagaccattgctccttgttctgtcatctgccacccctgagaacagccgagctccatcctctttggaaccccccctcaggtagttgaaagcagctatcaaattccccctcattcttctcttctggagactaaacaatcccagttccctcagcctctcctcaaaagtaatgtgccccagccccctgatcctttttgttgccctccgctggactctttccaatttttccacatccttcttgtagtgtggggcccaaaactggacacagtactccagatgaggcctcaccaatgttgaataaaggggaacgatcacgttcctcgatctgctggcaatgcccctacttatacagccccaaatgctgttagccttcttggcaacaagagcacactgtggactcatatccagcttctcatccactgtgacctctaggtctttttctgcagaactgctacctagccattcggtccctagtctgtagcagtgcatcggattcttccatcctaaatgcaggattctgcacttgtccttgttgaacctcatcagggtttttttggcccaatcctctaatttgtctaggtccctctgtatctgatccctaccctccagcgtatctaccacgtcTCCGAGTTTAGTGTCatatgcaaacttgctgagagtgcagtccacaccatcctccagataattaataaagatattaaacaaaactggacccaggaccgacccttggggtactccgcttgaaaccggctgccaactagacatggagccattgatcactacccattgagcccgatgaactagccagttttctatccaccttacagtccattcatccagcccatacttctttaacttggtgacaagaatactgtgggagaccgtatcaaaagctttgctaaagtcaaggaataacacatccactgctttcccctcatccacagagccagttatctcatcatagaaggcaattaggttagtcaggcatgacttccccttggtgaatgcATGGTGActgttcctctcctctaagtgtttcataattgattccttgaggacctgctccatgatttttccagggactgaggtgaggctgactggcctgtagttccccggatcctccttcttcccttttttaaagatgggcactacattagcctttttccagtcatccgggacctcccccgattgccatgagttttgaaagatgatggccaatcgctccgcaatcacatccgccaactcctttagcaccctcagatgcagcgcatccggccccatggatttgtgctcatccagtttttctaaatagtcccaaaccacttctttctccacggagggctggtcacctcctccctatactgtgctgcccagtccagcagtctgggagctgaccttgtttgtgaagacacaggcaaaaaaagcattgagtactttagctttttccacatcctctgtcactaggttgcctccctcaatCAGTAAGAGGCCCACAcattccttgactttcttcttgttgctaacatacctgaagaaacccttcttgttactcttaacatctcttgctagctgcaactccaagtgtgatttgcccttcctgatttcactcttgcatcgCTGAGcgatttttatttataaatggagatatcctatctcctagaactggaagggaccttgaaaggtcatcaagtccagccccctgccttcactagcaggaccaagtactgattttgccccagatccctaagtggccctctcaaggattgaacttacaaccctgggtttagcaggccaatactcaaaccactgagctatccctcccaatatttttatactcctccctggtcatttgtccagtcttccactacttgtaagcttcttttttgtgtttaaggtcagcaaggatttcactgttaaggcaagctggtcgcctgccatttttactattctttctacacatcgggatggtttgttcctgcaaccgcaataaggattctttaaaatacaaccagctctcctggacccctttgcccttcatgttattctcccaggggatcctgcccatctgttccctgagggagtcaaagtctgcttttctgaagtccagggtccgtattctgctgctctcctttcttcatgggaatcaagactgaggggaaaaacaactgaggagagttggcagtttttcaaagggacactattaagggcccaaaagcaagctattccgctggttaggaaagatagaaaatgtggcaaaagaccaccttggcttaaccacgagatcttgcatgatctaaaaaataaaaaggagtcatataaaaaatggaaactaggacagattacaaaggatgaatataggcaaacacaggaatgcaggggcaagattagaaaggcaaaggcacaaaatgagctcaaactagctacaggaataaagggaaacaagaagactttttatcaatacattagaagcaagaggaagaccaaagacagggtaggcccactgcttagtgaagagggagaaacagtaacaggaaacttggaaatggcagagatgcttaatgacttctttgtttcggtcttcaccgagaagtctgaaggaatgcctaacatagtgaatgctaatgggaagggggtaggtttagcagataaaataaaaaaagaacaagttaaaaatcacttagaaaagttagatgcctgcaagtcaccagggcctgatgaaatgcatcctagaatactcaaggagctaatagaggaggtatctgagcctctagctattatctttggaaaatcatgggagacgggagagattccagaagactggaaaagggcaaatatagtgcccatctataaaaagggaaataaaaacaacccaggaaactacagaccagttactttaacttctgtgccagggaagataatggagcaagtaattaaggaaatcatctgcaaacacttggaaggtggtaaggtgatagggaacagccagtatagatttgtaaagaacaaatcatgtcaaaccaatctgatagctttcttcgattggataacgagtcttgtggataagggagaagctgtggatgtggtatacctagactttagtaaggcatttgatacagtctcgcatgatattcttatcgataaactaggcaaatacaatttagatggggctactataaggtgggtgcataactggctggataaccatactcagagagttgttattaatggttcccaatcctgctggaaaggcataacgagtggggttccgcaggggtctgttttgggaccggctctgttcaatatcttcattaacgacttagatattggcatagaaagtacacttattaaatttgcggatgataccaaactgggagggattgcaactgctttggaggacagggtcataattcaaaatgatctggacaaattggagaaatggtctgagttaaacaggatgaagtttaacaaagacaaatgcaaagtgctccacttaggaagaaaaaatcagtttcacacatacagaatgggaagagactgtctaggaaggagtacggcagaaagggatctgggggttatagtggaccacaagctaaatatgagtcaacagtgtgatgctgttgcaaaaaaagcaaacatgattctgggatgtattaacaggtgtgttgtgagcaagacacgagaagtctttcttccgctctactctgctctggttaggcctcagctggagtattgtgtccagttctgggcaccgcatttcaagaaagatgtggagaaattggaaagggtccagagaagagcaacaagaatgattaaaggtcttgagaacatgacctatgaaggaaggctgaaagaattgggtttgtttagtttggaaaagagaagactgagaggggacatgatagcagttttcaggtatctaaaagggtgtcataaggaggagggagaaaacttgttcaccttagcctctaaggatagaacaagaagcaatgggcttaaactgcagcaagggaggtctaggttggacattaggaaaaagttcctaactgtcagggtggttaaatactggaataaattgcctagggaggttgtggaatctccatctctggagatatttaagagtaggttagataaatgtctatcagggatggtctagacagtatttggtcctgccatgtgggcaggggactggactcgatgacctctcgaggtcccttccagtcctagaatctatgaatctatgaatcttccttgtgtcaggatcctgaactcgaccatctcatggtcactgcctcccaggttcccatccacttttgcttcccctactaattcttccctgtttgtgagcagcaagtcaagaaaagctctgcccctagttggttcctccagcacttgcaccaggaaattgtcccctacactttccaaaaacttcctggattgtctgtgcaccgctgtattgctctcccagcagatatcagggtgattaaagtctcccatgagaaccagggcctgcgatctagcaacttctgttagttgccggaagaaagcctcatccacctcatccccctggtctctTGGTGTATAACAGACtctgaccacgacatcacccttgttgctcacacttctcaactttatccagagactctcaggtttttctgcagtttcatacttgagctctgagcagtcatactcctctcttacatacaacacaactCCCCCGCCTTTTCtgctctgcctgtccttcctgaacagtttatatccatccatgacagtactccagtcatgtgtgttatcccaccaagtctctgttattccaatcgttCCCTGACTgttccaggacttccagttctccctgcttgtttcccaattctcctctgatggctagaaaccaattagatgaaggtttctaaccatcataggagtgaagttctggaacagccttccaaggggagcagtgggggccatAGACATATCTGgattcaagactaagcttgataaagggatggtttgatgggatagcctaattttggcaattaattgatctttgactattagcagtaaatatgcccaatggcttgtgatgggatgttagatggggtgggatctgagttactacagagaattctttcctgggtgtctggctggtgagttttgcccacatgctcagggtttcgctgatggccatatttggtgtcgggaaggaattttcctccagggcagattggcagaggccctggggttttttcaccttcctctgcagcattgggcatgggtcacttgctggaggattctctgtacctgaaagtctttaaaccatgatttgaggacttcaatagctcagacataggttaggggtttgttacaggagcgggtgggtgatagtctgtgccctgcattgtgcaggaggtcagactagacaatcataatggtcccttctcaccttaaagtctatgattctatgattctatgactgtccAACAGAGGccaggacagtgcagaacacaggtttttgggaaaattcaggactggaagTATGTTGGGGTCACCTGTACGTAGTAACcaagctggtggaagccagagtgtggctgatATGTTGCTGGGAGGCTGCTGAGGACACAGCTGCTGGACCAAGGCTGCAGCTaaacacagacactcagggtgtgacctgcatactggtaggctgtttgtgagcagctcaGGTTGGGTGCTACAagagcaaagcattgtgaggcacccaaggttgtggGACAGATGGTAACACAAGCCTGCACTGATCTGAATTGCACCCCTGAATGTGACAACTAATTTTCACAGCTGAACAGCAATTTACACTCCTTAAAAGTTATTAATCTCAAGCTGATTGGGAAATTCAAATTTCATAAAACTACAGaacaatttcaaaaatattttaatatcaaaGATTATGAAAATAACATATTTGTTAAAAGTAAATATTAAtgacatttttatataaaatgagTAGGTTTGGGGTTTTCATGCttgttttcttttagttttttACTACTTCTgtccctgttttcttttttttatttctccccTTTTTCTAAGGAAAATTtcaagagaggaggaggagaaaatggGAAGTAAAAGAAAACCCAAGGAATaagttaattttgttttgtttttatgttttttacTTTTCTCCCCAACAATTCTTGAACTTGTATGATTTTTTTCACTTTATTTTCTAATTTCAGTAAAAAGCCACCTTGTTGTTTTCCTCATAAAAAGGTTGAGCATCTCTTTGTATAGATACACTTTTTATGTCAGGATTAGGGGAAAAGGCAACCAAGGAGAATTTAAGTTCAATTTGTGAagttagaaataaaaatagaaacattgTATAAAAGAATTAATTCTCTGTTACTCTACACTGCTAACTAGTCATATGAGAAATGCAAATAACATGAAAATGTGGATGAGTAAAATGCCTGGTCATACAATATGAGAATATCATATTCATCTAGTGGCTCATTCTATAACAAAATCCTCATGACAGTTAAAAATATTTATGATatatcacttttttaaaaattatttgaaaatgtttttttttcccctgaggaGACTCTGAAGTTTATGATATTTGTTCAGTATTTGAAATCATTAATagaatttttttaaccaaaaattcTGAGGGACCAATACTCAGCTGTTGGAAAATATTCAGTGAGCTACATTGTTTTGCATCAGCTGGGGaactggcccattgactccaatggataTATTCAGCTCTATAgctgctggggatctggcccattgactccagtgcagctgcactgatttacaacAGGTGGGGTTAATTGACTCcagtgaagctacactgatttaaacAAGTTGgccccacagacttcaatggagatTGTGGCCCTTCGGCTGTAATTTATTCATGAACACAATTTTTCATGAGTGTGCAGTATGTGTTCTCTTTGATGGGATACATATTTCATATGGTGAATACATCTGCCCCCGGCTATGTTCAGATCTGGTTTGTAATAGAAATTATCATTCAAAAATTATGCCTTTAATTTCCTCTGTGAGAACAGGATTCTGCTCATCAGTCTCCTGATGGCCTTTTTCATCTCTGCATTTCTCAGTGTGTAGATCATTGGGTTCAGCATTTGCGGAATGACAGTGAAAAAGACAGAGGCCACCTTGTCCAGGGTGAACTTCTTGAATGGTCGAGCATAGATGAAGATGCTGGGTATGAATAGTACACACACTACAATAATCTGGGTTCCACAGGTAGAGAGAGCCTTACGCTTTCCATCTGTAACGTGTGTCCTGATCTTGACTAAGATGATGGTGTATGAAATTAACAGACTGATAAATAGGATTATGAGCAGTACTCCACCATTGAAGACCATCTGCAGTTCGACTACATGGGTGTCAGCGCAGGCCAGTTTGATGACCTGTGGGACATCACAGTAGAAATTGTCCAGGATGTTTGGCCCACAGAACGGAAACTGGAGGAGCAGTCCCATCTGAACAGCAGAGTGAACCAATCCACCCACCCATGCCAGTACAACTAGCCCCACACACATGTCTTGGTTCATAATAATCAAGTATCTCAGTGGTTTATAGATGGCCACGTACCGATCGATGGCCATCCCCACAAGAAAAAATGCCATTGCACCCCCAATGAAGTGGAAGAAGAACATCTGGAGGATGCACTCATTGAAGGAGATGGTTTTACACTGAGAGAGGAGACCGGACAGCAAGTTGGGAGCATTAACCGATGAGTCGCTGACATCCATAAAAGCCAAGTTGGCCAGCAGGAAGTACATGGGTGTGTGGAGCCGGTGGTCGGTGATCACTGTGATGATGATAGTGAAGTTCCCCACCCAGGTGGTCATGTAAACTATGAAGAAGACTATAAAGAGAAAATACTTCAGCTGATGATTCTGAGTGAGGCCCAAGAAAATAAATTCAGTCACTGTGGTGGTGAGGTTCTGCTGATCCATTTCATCTCCTTAAAATATACCTGCAAATTTGAACTGACAGAATAAAAATTATGACATTTTTCTAGCCTACTTCCCCTTTAATATATTGATATGAAATCTATTTTCAGTCCAAAATAGGAAACACACTTTGCTTGGAACTTTTCTTTTTTATCTCAATTAACAGTGATCCACTGTGTCCCACTTCAGGAAAACCCTGATTGAGCAAACCCGAGTCATCCCTCACATGTCCTGGAAGGGAAGTGGAGTAGTCTGCTCATGAAAAGAGCCCCCTGCTCACCACAGTGTCCTTTCACTCTCCTATAGCCCTGGTTCAGCAGACCCACCAAATTTTGTCATTCACTGTTCAGGTTTTGGAttttcagtctctctcctccttgtctcTCACTTTTTTACTTTACCCCACTGTTTCCACTGTATAACTGTGGAAGTGAAATTTTAAAGtgagaaaaagtttgaaaaaaaaaaccctttctccCACAATTCATCATATGaacataaagaacataagaacataagaaaggccgtactgggtcagaccaaaggtccatctagcccagtatctgtctaccgacagtggccaatgccaggtgccccagggggagtgaacctaacaggcaatgatcaagtgatctctctcctgccatccatctccatcctctgacgaacagaggctagggacaccatt
This DNA window, taken from Emys orbicularis isolate rEmyOrb1 chromosome 12, rEmyOrb1.hap1, whole genome shotgun sequence, encodes the following:
- the LOC135886190 gene encoding olfactory receptor 4D2-like; the encoded protein is MDQQNLTTTVTEFIFLGLTQNHQLKYFLFIVFFIVYMTTWVGNFTIIITVITDHRLHTPMYFLLANLAFMDVSDSSVNAPNLLSGLLSQCKTISFNECILQMFFFHFIGGAMAFFLVGMAIDRYVAIYKPLRYLIIMNQDMCVGLVVLAWVGGLVHSAVQMGLLLQFPFCGPNILDNFYCDVPQVIKLACADTHVVELQMVFNGGVLLIILFISLLISYTIILVKIRTHVTDGKRKALSTCGTQIIVVCVLFIPSIFIYARPFKKFTLDKVASVFFTVIPQMLNPMIYTLRNAEMKKAIRRLMSRILFSQRKLKA